CATCTTGGTCAAGGACAGTGAGTTTTGTCATGGGGCGAAGGTTATGCGTTCGGGAATTCGGATATTGCGAGTGAATGTCGTATTGTTATCGCGGACAAGCGAATAAACCTAAAACCGCGATTGGATGGGGTGAAGCGCCCACTGGGGGAACAGGGAACCGCACCGAAGACAAGCGCGGGGAGATACAGGGCATCGCGATATAAGAGGAGGCAGAAACCGCGGGTTATTGTTGGGACGGCAGCAGCGGAATCTGTTTCAAATAGGTCGCGAGCCTGGGCTCGGCGACTGGCAGCGCCTGCATCACGAGACCGAGCATCGCACGGGCGCCTTTTTCATTGAAGTGCGTGCGGTCGCCTTTCTTGTTCGCAAACTTGGCGGCGCCCGCCGGGCCGAGTCGCTCGACGAGTTCCTTGCTCGCCGCGTGCAGATCGATCACCGCGATGTTTTTTTCCGCGCCGACCGCCTTCATCGCGTCGGCGTAGGGCTGGAGTTCGTTTTTGAGTTTTCCGTCGTCGTTGAAGAGCCTGCGCACCATCGGCGTCACGAGAACCGGCACCGCGCCGATGGAGTGCGCTTCGTCAATATAACGGCGCAAGTAGTTCTTGTAATCGGTGGCAGCGTTGGTGGACTCGGGATTCTCCGGTGCGTGAGAATCGTTATGGCCGAATTGGATGAAGACGTAGTCGGGTTTTTCCGCCAGGGCCTTTTTCCAGCGGCCTTCCTTTATAAATGTCTTGGTACTCCGACCCGCGGCGGCGAGGTTGGTGACTTTGACGGTGCCGTCCTTGAATTGTGCCTCAAGGAACTGTCCCCAGCCACGATCGGGGCGCGCCTCGGGATAATTGCAGACGGTCGAGTCGCCTATGACGACGATGCGCAGCGGTGTCGGCGTGGCGGCGGACATGAAGCCGGGGATAATAAGCAATGCGGCAAGGAGGAACTTTTTCATACTTTTGATTCGCAATGATGTCGCCGGATTTGCCCGCCAAGCTCAATCTTCAAATAGGTTGGTGCATCCCGGCATTTTTATTATTCCATGCACCAACCCATTCGCATGGCGAAGTCGGCTTGGAATTGAGGACGCCAACGATTCTCCGGTGCGTGGATCGAGGCCGGGAATATCGCCGCCGCCTCGGCCTCTTTATATTGGCTCCCCCCGGCGCGGGTTGGAGACGTGCCTCCAGTCTAGAAAGCCACGAGGGGCGCCTCTTTGCAGACGGTCGGTCCATGACGATGCGCAGCGGTGTCGGCGTGGCGGCGACATGAAGCCGGGGATAATAAGCAATGCGGCAAGGAGGAACTTTTTCATACTTTTGATTCGCAATGATGTCGCCGGATTTGCCCGCCAAGCTCAATCTTCAAATAGGTTGGTGCATCCCGGCATTTTTATTATTCCATGCACCAACCCATTCGCATGGCGAAGTCGGCTTGGAATTGAGGACGCCAACGATGCACGGCGGCGCGCGGATCGAGTCCGGGAATATCACGCCACCAGCCATCGGCACTCTTTTCATATTGGCCGCCCCAACCGGGCCTGGCCGGGTCGGAGGGATCGTTGCCTCCAGTCGGTAGAAAGAAAAACCACGAGGGTGTGTCGCCTTCTTTCATGCAACCGTACGGGTTGGGGGCGGTCCATGTTTTTATCGGGTAAAGCGCGCCGAGCGGGCCTTTGCCACGCACATTCACCTCAATCCATTCGCGACTGGTGAGCGATTCATCCCCGCCGAGATACATACCGCGAAATGTCGCAGCGCGCTTGTCGCGGTCTTTCGGCGCCACCGTGAGAATGTAGCACATGCCGGGAAACTCTCCGCGCATCCAGTCGGCGATGCCGTCCTGGTCCATGATGTCGTAAACGCGAAAGCGCTGAACGAATCGCGCCAGTCCCGAGAAGCCACGATCATGCTTCACGCGCCAGAGCGCCTGCGCCAAATCATTCTGCCCGCCCCAGATTGCGATGTTCAATGGCCGTTCCGGCGTGCCGGCATCCACACATTCGATGAGCCAGCGCGAGCCTTCGGTGTCGTGGCCTTCGCCGACGTGTCCGTGACCGCGCCGTGGATTGCCAGACTTGACCCGCGCCATCAGTTCCTGCTCCGTCGGCCAGCCATCCGCGTGCCTGGCGAGATTTACGCGCACCTTGCCATAGGCAGATACAATCTCGCGAATCAGATCGGGGCGCGTGATGGCTTTCTTCAGTTCTCCCGGTGTTCCGGAGGCGCTGGCGATCAGCCCTTCGATCTGGAATTCATTGGCATACACCATCAGACGCACCATGGACTGTTGATCGTCGGGATCACCGCCGATGTCCGTGAGCACGCACAGGCGCGGGCGGTCCTTCGCAATCGCTACCGTCGCCAGCAGGAATAATGTGATGATGAAACGCATGGGGGTTAGCAGGGGGATTTGGAGAAATTTTTCGACGTTGCGATGGCGATGGCGCGGTGGCGGTAGCTTCCCCCGACAGCGCGATAGGGATAGTTCCGTATTTGCAGGGCGTCTTCACCTCGCCTTATATCAATTGCCTATCATATTCACCCCTTTGGCAGGGCGGTCTCGCCGAGACCGCCGGAATGACTCGGCGAGCCGTCCCCACCCTTGCTGAAGTCAAATTCACTTATGGGTGTCATCGTCACGGGTTTGATGGAGCCATCCTCATTATAAAAAAGCGGTTCGACACAAACGCGGCGCTCCCAGTTGCTGGGACCGGCAACATGGTAAACGAGATACCATTGGCCCTTGAACTCCGTGATCGAGCCGTGGACGTTGAGCGAGTGGTTGTCCAGTATTTCTCCCTTGTATTCAAACGGCCCCAGCGGACTCTTTGCCGTGCTATAAACCATCACATTGGCCTTCTGTCCGGGCGGCCTCGTCGGATAGCTCGCATAATAAATGCCATTCCGTTTGTGAATCCAGACACCTTCGTAAAACCTTGGCATGTCCAAAATCTGAATCGGCCCATCCCGTGTAATCATGTCCTCCTTGAGCTTCACGACGCCAAGCTGATAGGCGCCGCCGACGTAGAGATATGCCTGTCCGTCATCATCAATAAATATATTCGGATCGATCATGTAGCGGATGCCCGCCTCGTTCTTTTTGACCAGTGGCTCGCCCAGCGCGTCCTTAAAAGGCCCGGTGGAGAAATCGGAAACCGCCACACCGATTTGCCCGCCGGCGGGGAAATAAAAATAGTATTTCCCGTTTCGTTCAATGCAATCCGGCGCCCACGCCTCCGTGTCGGCCCAGGAAATGTCTTTTAGGGCAAAAATGACGCCATGATCATTCCACTTGATCATGTCCTCGGAGGAGAAGACATGCCAGTCCACCATACCCTTCCAGTTTCTGGCTCCCGGAGCGTCGTGCGAGGGATAGATATAAAATTTACCATTAAAAACGCGGGCGGAGGGATCGGCGTGGAAATCAGGTAAGATCGGCCGCTGGGCCCGCACGATGGTCGGACCCGCAATGCAGAGCAATGAGGCCAGCAGCCAGATGCCTCGCATCGGAATGCGTTGCATTATAGTAACTTGATGGGTTTCAATGCTCATTGTGGTTTACCTGTTCGGGTTGTCTTTGTCGGGCTCCTCGATGAAGGTGCCGATCGTGATGTTTTTCTCTGTGACATTTTCGGCGTGCTCATAGCGGTTCTTCTGGCCACGGGCGGTGTTGATGGCGATGCCGTCTAGCGTCACGTTTCTCACAGGCAGGTCCCTGTCGCCAAGAATGCGGAACGGTGTGAAGGTTTCGCCGACCTTTATATTTCTCATCGTGATATTGCGTACCGGGGTGAGGCGCTCCTCGTAGGCGGGGACGAGTTTGCGCCATTGGTAAAGAACGTCGGTCTCGATGCCGAACACACCCATTCGAAAATTGGTGGCGGATGCGTCGATGTTCTCCACCGTGATGTTTTCCACAAAACCGCCGCGCCGCCGATTGGTTTTAACATAGAGAATGTTGAACGGCTTCTTTGTTTTCGCCTCGAAGCGGCAATCATGCGCGTAAACATTGCGGATGCCGCCGGAAAGTTCGCTGCCGATGGCGATGAGCTGATGCCCGTTGAGAACGGTGCAGTTGCGGATGACGATGTTTTCGGATGGCGTGGCCAGCCGCCAGCCATCGTGATTGGTGCCGGACTTGATGGCGATGGCGTCGTCGCCCTGATCAAAGCGACAGTTTTCAACAAGGAGGTTGCGCGTGCCCTCGGGGTCGATGCCGTCGTTGTTGTGTCCGTGCGCTGAGACGTCAATGCGGCGGACGACAACGGAGTCGCAGAGCAGCAGGTGGATCGTCCAGAAGGGGCTGTCGCGGATTGTCACACCCTCGATGAGAACGTTGTTGCAGCGGTTGAATTGGACGAGTTGGGGGCGGAGGTTGTTTTCACCCTCTGCCATCTGGCGTTTTTCAACGGGCACACCGGTCGATCCCATCGCGTAGAGTCGCTTGAGTGCTTCCATGTGCGCGGGCGGGCGGCCCGACCATTTTTTCCATGTGCCCATGCGGGGTGCGATTTTACCTTCGCCGGTGATGGCAACGTTTTCGCAGCGGAACGCATAGACGAGGGGCGAGTAGTTGAAGCACTCCCAGCCTTCCCAGCTCGACTGCACGGCGGGCAGGTAGTCTTGTGGGTTGTCGCTGAAGGAGAGCACGGCATCCTTCTCGAGGTGGAGACGGACGTTGCTGCGCAGGTGAATGGCGCCGGTCAGCCAGTCGCCGGCGGGAATGACAACGCGCCCGCCGCCGGCCTCGTGGCAGGCGGCGATGGCGTTGCGAATAGCCACGGTGTTGTCGGTTTCACCACCGGGCTTCGCGTCAAAATCGGTGATAATAAAATCGCGCTCGGGAAAAACCGGAACCCGGATTGGCGGCATGAAAAACGGCGCCTCCACGTGGATTTCCTCATGGCGGATTTTATCGGCGCCGGCCTGGGGTGTCGCGGTGGCGGCGGGCAACACGAAAACAGCCCCGATAGCCAGCGATACCGCGGTCCAAAGCAGGATCTGGTCAATCTTTGCTTTCATTCAGTTCGAATTTTATAAATGAGTGCGGATGCATACCTGAAAAGAGATGGCCGTATATCCCGCCGGTTAAGAACAAAAACATGTCATGATTTATCATCACTGGCTTGTAACCATCAGTATCTTCTCAGCGCTTTTTAGTCCGGGAGCAGACGCCCGGATTGCCACTTCGCCGGGCGACTGGCCGGCGCGGAGGATGGCGAGCGCGCGGCCATTGTGCAGTCTCCGTTTGTAATTCATCGCTGCGATGATCGCCGTTATCCACCGCGATCAGACGGGCCGCGCCGGACACCTCAAACGTCACCTCGCCGATAGCGTCCGGCACATCGCGACCCTCGCTGTCAACGGCGCGCACTTTTATATACTGCAAATCAAGCCCGTCGGCCTGCCATTCGCCAGTTTCCGCCTCAAACCGCAAGGCGACGGCCTTCCCCGTGGTTTCGAGTTGATGGCGGGCCACCTCCCTGCCGCCGTTGCGCGCCACGGCCTCCACCCTGCCCTCGCTGTAAGGCATATCCTTCCAAAAAATGGCATTCCGGCGCGATGGATCATCAATTATATTTTTTTGGATACCGAGAGACTTGCCGTTTATGAACAACTCCACTTCCTCCGCATTTGTATAAGTGACCAAATTCAGCCTGGCACCCGGCGCGCGGTTCCAATGCGACGACATGGGCATTTGTCCCACCATGACATCGTTCCATTCAATGCTTTCCTCCTCCTTGTCCACCACCCCGATGCGCACCACCGGTGCATCGTCAAACATGCTTTTGATAAAATAAGCCTGCGGGAAGGGTTCAAGTGAATGATCAAAGTATGAGTAATTCCAGCCCTTCGCCGGCCAGCCTTTCGACTCACCCCAGTATTCAATGCCGCCCCAGTAGGCAAGCCCGGCGACCTTGTCGAGATCCATGCCGAAGTAGGCTTTTCCCATATCGGCCGTCGCGGCCTCGCTCTGGTAAAGAATCAGGTGCGGATGCAGTTTGGCATATTCCGGGAATGCGTAATAAGTGTAATTATAGCTGGCAACCTCAGTGACAACCGACAGTTCGGGAGGCTCAATCACGGTCTTGAATTCAGGTTCCCTGTGCCTGATCGCCCCCTTGCGCGCCGGAAACATGGCTACCGTCGTTTTGCGTGTTGGGTCGTGGCGTTTTACCAACACGTCAAGGATGCGGTAGCTGGTCACGCCCCAGTCGCCGGTGGGGTATCCCGCCAAATCCTCGCGCATTTGCAGTTCGTTGCCGAGGCTCCACATGATCACCGACGGGTGATTGCGGTCGCGTTTTATCCATTCGGGAATTGCCGCGGGCCACAATTGCGTCCACGGAACGCGCCCGGCCCAATAGCTTGTGCCTCCCCATTTATCAAACAGTTCGTCCACAATCAAAAAACCGTGCTTGTCGGCGAGGCGCAGAAACGACTTGGAGTAGGGATTGTGCGAGGTGCGGACATGATTAAAGCCGAAGGCCTTCAGCGTTTCAAACTGCCGCTCAATGGCCCGCTCGTAGGCGGCGGCGCCCACCGCGCCCAAGTCGTGGTGATTGGCAATTCCCTTTAGTATGACTTTTTTGCCATTGAGCTTGAAACCGTATTCAGGCGAAAATTCGATGTGGCGGATGCCGAAGGTCTCCGTCACGCGGTCAACAATTTTGCCGTCCAATGTGAGTGTGATTACCGCTGAATATAAATGAGGCGTCTCGCACGACCACAATTGCGGTGTTTTGATATTCACGACCGGAAGCGCGACCTCATCCGTCTGTTTCCTTGATTTCACCGGGGCTGCCCGATGCGTCGCGGCGACCTGCCGCCCATCGGGAGCGTAGATTTTTGCCTCAATGCCCACGGACAATTGTTTGCCGCGCAATCCCTCTACCTCGACCTGGATGCTGACCTCGGCATTGTGCTCCGAAACCTCCGGCGTTGTTATAAAGACGCCGTGCCGGGCGACGGCTATGTCACCTTTCACCAATAAATGCACATCGCGGTATAAACCGCCGCCGGTATACCAGCGCGAGTTGCCGTCCTTGCCGGTGTCGGCCCTCACGACGATCACATTTCCATCCTCATATTTTATATATTTCGTGACATCGGCCTCGAAGCCGAGATAGCCGTAATCCGTCCCGCCCACCTTTGTCCCGTTGAACCAGACATCGCCCGCCAGCAGGATTCCTTCAAAATCCAGCACCACGCGTTTGCCTTTCCACGCCGGATCGGCCTTGAACGATTTGCGATACCAACCAGCACCCATTTTCTTGAACCCACGCGAGCCCTTGGCAGACTTGTTCCAAGGCTGCTCGATCTGGAAGTCGTGCGGCAAATCAAGCGCGCGCCAGCCCGAGTCATTATAGGCGGCGGATTGCGCGCCATCCGCGTCGCCCGCGTGAAACTTCCATCCGAAATTAAACAACAGGGACGCGCGGTCGTCACCCGCGAACAGCGAAGATGCCACCAGCAGGCCGATTATTGTCAGCATGATTTTCTTATGCATGATTATGTTTGGGTTGTAATGATTGTTGTAGCAATTGGCGAGCAGCCCAGGATCGATGCCGACGGTCCACACCGCTGCTTGGGTTTCTCCAGCGACAATAAATGCACGAGCGCCCAGTCCTGATCGTTGAGCAAAGCGCGGCGCCCAAGGGCGAAAGGAGTTTTTTCGTCATGCGACAAGATGAGGTTGGACTTGTTGGGTAGGGTGCTGAATCGGGTTGGATTTGGGCTCCATGTTATCAGAAACCGTGGAACCGCCGCATCTCTAATATTAGGGATTTTTTGCACACGCCACTTTGCACTTTTCGGGCAAGGATATGGTAGCCTAAATTTCATAACATAATGATTAATATTGACTTGAAAAACAAAAATGGCACTTAATTTGCAATACGCATCGTGGACACAGTGAAACTCCAATAAGCAGGTGACAATCAGCGCCATCCGGCCCGGATTGGACGCACGGTTTCAGCACGAAACCGATGCTGGTCGCAAGCGGCAATTCTGTGTGTTGGATACACATTGCGCCCAAACGGTGTGCATCCCGATGCATGGGCCCGCCGATTGCATCGGCCAAGTTTGCCCGCAGCCGCCATGGAAGCCGACCTTTGAAAATCACACCAGTAGAAGCATCATGCCAAAGCCATGCGCTGCACAATCGTGTGTTTCCGCAACCGTCACTGGACTAATCTTGGCCTTAAAATCCATTTGGGAATGATGTCATGCAGCCAATGCATTTAATGCATTTTGCATGCAGCTTTCATCAATAGTGCTACGGCCACTCGGTCTTGCAAGAATCGCTCGACCGCGCTGCGCATGGGACGCGCGCCAAGCGTCTTGTGAAACCCCGCCCGCAGGATCGCCTCCACATCGTCGGGCGTGATTTCCAAATCATGCCCGAGCCCGCGCAGCCGCGCCAGTTCGCCCGCGATCATGGCCTCGCAAATCTCCCGCTGCACCGCATACGGCAACCGCGCAAACACCACCTTTTCCGTCATGCGCCCCACCAGTTCGGGACGCAGTGTTTGATTCACCCGCGCCAATACCGTGCGCTCAATGCTCGCGAACGGTGCGGACTGCATCCGCATCGCCTCCGCCGCGCCGATGTTCGATGTGCATACGATATAATATCCCGAAAGGTTTTTCCTCTCGCCGCTTGCCAGCGTAATGCTCGCGTCATCCAGAATCTGCAAAAACAAGTCCAGCACGAGTGGATGCGCCTTTTCGATTTCATCAAACAAAAGAGTTCCGCCATTGCCGCCGCCACCGTCGCCCTGCGCGGCCTCCGTCTTCGCCAGCGCCCGGCCAAGCAAGCCAATATCGCCGACCTTCTCGCCAATCAGTTTTTCAACCGAGGCTTGGTTTTGGTATTCCGACATGTCAAAGCGCAGCGGCTTCGCCCCGCCGAACAAATACCCCGTGAACGCATTCGTTATCTCCGTCTTGCCCGTCCCCGTCGGGCCGACGAAGAGGAACGAGCCTTTGGGCCGTCCCGGATGAGAGAGGCCGAGTTCGCCGCGCCGCAACACCGATTCCACGCACCCGATGACATGCGCCTGCCCCTTGATGTGCCCGCGCAGATGCGCGCCGAGGTCGCGAAGCTGTTCGCGCCGCTGGCGAAACCAGTCATCGCCGATGTTTTTAATGGGTCGAAATTCTCTCATGGCAAAACGAGCTTAACGAAACCATCCGCACACGCGCCCGTCCGCATCGCGCGGCGGCAGCACCACGCGCCGAAACCCGGCCTCGCAGTGCTGCACGACCGCCTGAAACTTCCGCAACCGCCGAAACTCGTGCGGCTCTATATAATACTTTTCCTCCTCGGAATAGGAGGATGTCCGCCTGCCGGCAGAGTAACCATAACTGTGTTTCCTATACTTCTTCTTGCCCAGCGTATCCGCCGCGATTTTCGCGGATTCCTCGTCGGCGGCCTTGAACATGACGCGGTTCGCCATGTTCGCGATAAAAACCCGGGCCTTTTGCTCGTCGCCAATCGGCGGAATGAGCGACGTGTAACTCTGCGTCGCCGCGACCACCGTCGCCCTGGCCTCGCGCATCACGTCCACGACATTGTAATCACTCGTGCCATCGTGATTCGCCGTCACGATTTTTTGCGCCTCGTCAGCCCATAATATTAATAAATTGTCATTCGCCCGCTCCTTCGAGGTGCGGTCGAAGCGCAGCAGCACATGCGAATAGAACACGAGCTTGAGCAGCGTGTGAATGTATCTGCGTTCCGTTTTGAAACGTTGCGGAATCGAAACGCAAATCACCTTGCCCCGGTCGATCTCCGCAAACGAAAGCGTTGATTTCTCGGGACAAAACACCCTCGCGATGTCGGGATGCGTAAAATGCTTCAACCGGTTCGCCAGCGTGCCGCGCACGCCGCCCAGTTGATCCTTCGGCTGGCTGGCGATCTGCGTTTCGTAATACTCCATCAGTTCGCGCGACTCCGGCGTGTTTTTTTCATCCAGTATGCCGATAATGTCCTTCGTCCATGCGTCCGATGAGAGCATTTCATAGGCGTGGTTGAGCGTGACGGACAACCCGGCGCACTCCAGCGCCTGAAACGCAAAATCCATCTGGATTTCCGCCTGTGTCTTGAAAAACGACTGGTCGCCGTCCTGCCCGAGCGAGGCGGCGACATCGCAGACATCCTTCGCCTTGGCCGAAAAGGGCAGGCGCGCGTCCTCAAGATAGTTGAACGTGTGCGGCGGCTCCCAATCCGCAGGCGCGCCGTCCGGCCGCACTTGCAGCAAAATCAAGTCCTGTTCGCGCCCGAGGTGCCTGAACATCGCCGAAAGCGTCTCCCAGTAAAGCCCCTTGTCATCGATGCAGATGCCACCCCAGTGCGGACAGTTTTTCGAGACCTGCCAGAGCATGGCGTTGATGGCCGAGAGCGTTTTCCCCGAACCCGTCTCGCCCGTCACCAGCCAGCCCCGGCAAAAATCATTCAGCGACCACGAAAACCCGCCCAGCGTCAGAATCGGCCTCACACGCGGGCGACCGCGCGCCGCCATCACACCGCACGCCACCTGCCAGACGGCAAACACGGCGAACACCGCCGTCATCGCCAGCGCCGCGCCCGGCGGCATGGCGGCGCGCCGCGCGAAAAACGCGCAGCCAAGGCTCACGGCAGCGAGAAGAAAACGAAACAGCATAAGTGCAAATGCCGCGCGCAACCTTGCACACAGCCTCGCCATTATGCCCGAAAACACCGCGCCCGGCTTGGACATTCAGACCATTTTCAGGGACGAAACGACCATGCTTATTTTGCCACCACGTTTATTT
This genomic stretch from Termitidicoccus mucosus harbors:
- a CDS encoding rhamnogalacturonan acetylesterase, which produces MKKFLLAALLIIPGFMSAATPTPLRIVVIGDSTVCNYPEARPDRGWGQFLEAQFKDGTVKVTNLAAAGRSTKTFIKEGRWKKALAEKPDYVFIQFGHNDSHAPENPESTNAATDYKNYLRRYIDEAHSIGAVPVLVTPMVRRLFNDDGKLKNELQPYADAMKAVGAEKNIAVIDLHAASKELVERLGPAGAAKFANKKGDRTHFNEKGARAMLGLVMQALPVAEPRLATYLKQIPLLPSQQ
- a CDS encoding DUF1593 domain-containing protein, with amino-acid sequence MRFIITLFLLATVAIAKDRPRLCVLTDIGGDPDDQQSMVRLMVYANEFQIEGLIASASGTPGELKKAITRPDLIREIVSAYGKVRVNLARHADGWPTEQELMARVKSGNPRRGHGHVGEGHDTEGSRWLIECVDAGTPERPLNIAIWGGQNDLAQALWRVKHDRGFSGLARFVQRFRVYDIMDQDGIADWMRGEFPGMCYILTVAPKDRDKRAATFRGMYLGGDESLTSREWIEVNVRGKGPLGALYPIKTWTAPNPYGCMKEGDTPSWFFFLPTGGNDPSDPARPGWGGQYEKSADGWWRDIPGLDPRAAVHRWRPQFQADFAMRMGWCME
- a CDS encoding family 43 glycosylhydrolase, which codes for MQRIPMRGIWLLASLLCIAGPTIVRAQRPILPDFHADPSARVFNGKFYIYPSHDAPGARNWKGMVDWHVFSSEDMIKWNDHGVIFALKDISWADTEAWAPDCIERNGKYYFYFPAGGQIGVAVSDFSTGPFKDALGEPLVKKNEAGIRYMIDPNIFIDDDGQAYLYVGGAYQLGVVKLKEDMITRDGPIQILDMPRFYEGVWIHKRNGIYYASYPTRPPGQKANVMVYSTAKSPLGPFEYKGEILDNHSLNVHGSITEFKGQWYLVYHVAGPSNWERRVCVEPLFYNEDGSIKPVTMTPISEFDFSKGGDGSPSHSGGLGETALPKG
- a CDS encoding glycoside hydrolase family 28 protein gives rise to the protein MKAKIDQILLWTAVSLAIGAVFVLPAATATPQAGADKIRHEEIHVEAPFFMPPIRVPVFPERDFIITDFDAKPGGETDNTVAIRNAIAACHEAGGGRVVIPAGDWLTGAIHLRSNVRLHLEKDAVLSFSDNPQDYLPAVQSSWEGWECFNYSPLVYAFRCENVAITGEGKIAPRMGTWKKWSGRPPAHMEALKRLYAMGSTGVPVEKRQMAEGENNLRPQLVQFNRCNNVLIEGVTIRDSPFWTIHLLLCDSVVVRRIDVSAHGHNNDGIDPEGTRNLLVENCRFDQGDDAIAIKSGTNHDGWRLATPSENIVIRNCTVLNGHQLIAIGSELSGGIRNVYAHDCRFEAKTKKPFNILYVKTNRRRGGFVENITVENIDASATNFRMGVFGIETDVLYQWRKLVPAYEERLTPVRNITMRNIKVGETFTPFRILGDRDLPVRNVTLDGIAINTARGQKNRYEHAENVTEKNITIGTFIEEPDKDNPNR
- a CDS encoding AAA family ATPase, producing MESVLRRGELGLSHPGRPKGSFLFVGPTGTGKTEITNAFTGYLFGGAKPLRFDMSEYQNQASVEKLIGEKVGDIGLLGRALAKTEAAQGDGGGGNGGTLLFDEIEKAHPLVLDLFLQILDDASITLASGERKNLSGYYIVCTSNIGAAEAMRMQSAPFASIERTVLARVNQTLRPELVGRMTEKVVFARLPYAVQREICEAMIAGELARLRGLGHDLEITPDDVEAILRAGFHKTLGARPMRSAVERFLQDRVAVALLMKAACKMH
- a CDS encoding type IV secretory system conjugative DNA transfer family protein, translated to MLFRFLLAAVSLGCAFFARRAAMPPGAALAMTAVFAVFAVWQVACGVMAARGRPRVRPILTLGGFSWSLNDFCRGWLVTGETGSGKTLSAINAMLWQVSKNCPHWGGICIDDKGLYWETLSAMFRHLGREQDLILLQVRPDGAPADWEPPHTFNYLEDARLPFSAKAKDVCDVAASLGQDGDQSFFKTQAEIQMDFAFQALECAGLSVTLNHAYEMLSSDAWTKDIIGILDEKNTPESRELMEYYETQIASQPKDQLGGVRGTLANRLKHFTHPDIARVFCPEKSTLSFAEIDRGKVICVSIPQRFKTERRYIHTLLKLVFYSHVLLRFDRTSKERANDNLLILWADEAQKIVTANHDGTSDYNVVDVMREARATVVAATQSYTSLIPPIGDEQKARVFIANMANRVMFKAADEESAKIAADTLGKKKYRKHSYGYSAGRRTSSYSEEEKYYIEPHEFRRLRKFQAVVQHCEAGFRRVVLPPRDADGRVCGWFR